From a single Paenibacillus sp. FSL R5-0345 genomic region:
- a CDS encoding YdeI/OmpD-associated family protein — protein sequence MFEFEAKLVRPDASGSWTYLNVPFDAEQIFETKSRVQVKGTVNGIPYRGTLMPHGNGKYFMVVKKELRDLAKAQPGDIVRVTMEQDHQLREVEAPEDLLDALSSHEQAEAYYNGLAYSYQKEYVSWIEAAKRPETRASRIEKSVSKLADGLRLK from the coding sequence ATGTTTGAATTCGAAGCTAAATTAGTGCGACCTGATGCAAGTGGGAGCTGGACTTATCTTAACGTCCCTTTTGATGCCGAACAAATATTTGAAACAAAGTCCAGGGTACAGGTAAAAGGAACTGTAAATGGAATCCCCTATAGAGGAACGCTTATGCCCCATGGAAACGGAAAGTATTTTATGGTGGTAAAGAAAGAACTACGGGATCTAGCCAAAGCTCAACCTGGTGATATTGTGCGTGTGACGATGGAGCAGGATCATCAATTACGAGAGGTAGAAGCTCCAGAGGATTTACTTGATGCGCTGAGTAGCCATGAGCAGGCAGAAGCTTATTACAACGGTCTGGCTTATTCTTATCAGAAGGAATATGTATCTTGGATCGAAGCGGCGAAAAGACCTGAAACCAGAGCATCTCGTATCGAGAAATCAGTTAGCAAGCTCGCAGATGGATTGAGGCTAAAATAA